The DNA segment gttagaattttttattgtggTAATAATAACGCAGAGTTGGAGaacaatcatttttaacaaatcaTTTGTTGTCGTTATgcaatattcatttaaaaaagtaactcgttaatTGATTCGTTACGTAACGAGGAAAATTAGTTAATATTCTTCAATGAGTAATGCATGATGATAACGAGTTAATTGTCAAAAGTGATTTATTCCAACTCTGGCCTTACTATTACTACTatggaaaattgtaacattattgctaaattataaaaaagtattataaaaagagCAACGAGTAACTGCGTTGCTTACGGTAACTCGTTACCGTACGTTAATATATTACGAACGTTTTTCTAGCTATTAATATGTCGCATATCTTAGACAAACTGTACAAAGTTTGTCTgaaccgagggggaattcacaacccaaaattttgtacaccaatgccgatttttggcattgctgtaaaacactgccgacatttttgtacactgccgacaatgcttattgttaatgcctacaatgccgtcaatcctatattaaaattaaggcaatgccatgcaattatgaacactaccgcgtgcccattatcatacgccaatgcctgcacaagaattctaaagctttcccgaagtattctacacaattatacaaaaaacttccaaaaattttatttacgagctgtatctatacattttaatgtaattgcacattattatgtgctgtcttatgcatataacttcaaacaatggaacactaaaaataataataaaaataatcaaaataatgaccttgatattgtatttgtttgtaatcaaaataaattttaaacattcttctttaaaaattctatatattttactgtaattgcacattattatgcgatgtcttatgcataggtatacctaacttcaaacaatagaatactaaaaataacaatgtctgttaagttagcacccccaccacaaaaaatcgaaacgccacttatgccaaaattaagtgctttttatgtgctaattatgtaccctatttgaaatttttgtgctcgagcggtttagcaggaaaatgagattgaaggtgggggtgccagcttaacgttaagccagcaccaactcatataaataattaataaaataaaaaaataaatacactagaattaagtgctttttatgtgctttccaacgatatataaataaatgttcgtactcaatctcttcgaccagaaaatcgtcccgaaagtacgaatacacattaacggtacaagagtaaagtaccagaaagaaagcaattctgaaactgattataggcttaaaatattctcctatttatgtgctttcgaaatatgcaagaccagatttttgtgctcaaccacgtgatcgaaaaacctgaagtgagcaccccaccgttcaggtacaagagtaaactaccagaaagaaagcaattatgaaattgattataggcttaaaatattcttttatttatgtactttcggaatatgcaagaaaaaatttttgtgctcaaccccatgatcgaaaaaccgactctgaagtgagctcaccactccccaaccactgacgacaatgccgtcaatattataggtcactgcttacttttttcggcagtccactgccgaaattttgtacaccaatgccggctgtgaatttcccctcggtctgaactaatttatatatacatccttgttttttaatgatattatgagattttatatcataaataaatacgatgaaatatttatgattaggCCGCAAGAAACCGTAAGAaacctatatatttttttacaaaaccaATTTAAAATCTAAAGTCCAGCTATCCAATCAACAAAcaatacttttcaaatatttattcttcattataatattttttaaatatttaaaaagcattgcaaaacattgtctgctgatcGGGTATTTAGTCTGCAGTCTATATCCggatttgaataaataaattaacctTAAACGTTAATCACTCTACCATATTGTGCATTCTGACACTGCAATAAGGtaatagaatataaattaatattattaaaaaaaaatgtaaaaaattgttttcctcAGAAAACAAAAGGTATCAGATGTTAAATGTTAGTTGGATGTTAAATTGTATTACACACACATCacagtttttttactaaactattaatacaatttttacaaaactgaCTTATTAAAAGTTCagacttttataaataattattttgtgcaGATAAGTACACTTGCGTGCTAGCttgcaaaaattataatgaattaattttaagttaataatgaagtaaagaaaaatatattttgtttatcggtataatttatttttaatagagttgtgcagtaactagttaaaaagtgaATGACTTTTAACTTGACgtagttaaatattaataaacttatttttaactccaactaattatttttaaaacgcaGAAACTTTAACttgttaacttttttcttaagacAAAAATTGATCCacgtaaaagaaagaaatacattctcaaacaaaaaaacatatttctttgttatttaatataaacttaatttacaaataaaattaaatttatttgatgatccatattgtaattgttttgagtaatgtaacttgaaaaattaatataaataatactttccaaaattaacttttgGACTTGGAATGCAAAAAAGGATAAATTCGGCTAATCTAGCAATCGGTTCTTTATATAAGAATCTAAAAACCagctttgtaattttatttttgtaagctTTTATTAGTAActctgtttatttaaaatatgattaaacaGAAAGTTGCAATTACAActgtttatattatatcatataacaAATCTAACATGGAAAAATCAAATCCGTGTCCTTTAAATTGTCACTAATCCATTTGCTAAATTTGTTTTCGATCTCTGGTGTGAACATCTCTTTCCAACCACCTATTATTCCTTGCCGGATAAACATGTCCGATTGCATCACATTGTCGGGACTCGGCTGATTTACCATAGgattttttcgaaaattctCTATTTTTAAGTGCTCCACTAATTTGGCGATCTGTTCATCACTGTAAGTCTTATCGAAGAacgcaacaattttctttatgtttcCAGATAAATCCTatataaaacagataaaaatataaaatcttgatatttttaaattaaatatagtaatatttttaattatttcatgttGTGTCTTTATTATTATCTGTATATATTCTAAATCATataaccaaattttatttaagagattttaaaataaaatgcgtTAAATTTATCGGTTAGTAAACAAAACTTAATagacaataaatttttcaaatgttgtttcataaatttattcaagaaaacTAATTTTGCTCATTatttgtaagtatatttttttcaaatttgtgtgAAAAAATATGATGATATAAATGACACGATTACGTGTGTACagtattactaatttttatttaaaaaaattattaagatgttttttagaaaaaataataattacaacatatttatttaaagaaaggaAACCAACGCTactcattttaataatattcgaaacttaaaacgttatcaaaaattcaacatatttattctctgttttttcttttatggaaaataaattaacttgtcctaataaaaaaatgtgtatattatataatatgcctaaaaatgtgcaataataatattttttacccTTATCAAATCTTCATAGAACAGGAACATCATGTTTGCTCTGTGTCTCATCGCCCAAGCTTCCTTCACATGTTCCCAGTATGGAGACCACACTGCTGTGGAAAATTAAGCTCTTAAAACTCCAATTATGAaagaacaaattaaattgaagacCAGCATTTCGCAAAACTTACTGTGATCATTCATGAAACTATTACAAAACTCTTCGAAAGTTCCTTGATATTGGAAATGTACTAAGTTTTTCTGGAAATAGTACCATGATACTACCGTGTCTCTTGGATTTCTTGCAACGTAGATAAtctagaagaaaaaatatttttgaaagatttttgtctgtaaattttcattttttaatggGCATTTTTGAACATGAATTGAGGTGAAAACAATTTGttgattaaacattatttaatgcgACTGAATGTTAAAAACTCAAATGAAAAATCCgtcaagtttaaaataaaagtctCGAAGAATCTGTTgctctatttttaaattttttcctcaaagttcatcatattttttttgtttctaaaaatacAGCGtctgtataaataatacattcaaTCTACGAAATATTCAATTGTAACATACCTTGCAAGTACTATTTACGACTGTCGGCAACAGTTCGAGAGGCATGTGACTCTTAATGAAACGTGGCGAAGGCTGTTCGCGTACGAATTCGACGCTATCTTTTTCCGTATTAATCCTGCCAGGAACGTCTTTCGTTGAAATATGGCCATCTAATATTGCTCCTATTctaaaaagagaaacaaaatgttatgacataataaaatgtttttctgaTTCAGAAAGAACCAACTGTATTCCGTAATCATTATTTCTATTGTAAGAGGAAAATAGAAGGATAACtcgtattttttacattttttattctgtCCAAAATTGAATCTAATCTGATGAAATTTCTTATGCGTTCTAGACAAAACTGTACAACGAAATAAATACTTGAAGActcaagtttaattttaattaatttttatctgcatttacacaagaatttttttctataatgtaaaagagaatgtaaatttatttctacaGAGCATATATTATACTGTACTCTAGAAAGGGAAATCTCTCTAATAAATATCTTCGTTGTGCCTCGTCGAAATTCATTTCATTCGCCACCAGCCATACAAGTTCCTGCGTCATCGTTGTACCTAATCAATATaacacataaatttaattaatatttctggcaaaagtataaaataacacaatttctTCACGTCTAAATACTGGATCATTTTTAACATTGTGTTATTTGCAATATGTTTTATTCAGTCTACGGTTCATGTGCTTGAATAACTTGACTCAAGCTTTAACGTCATAACAAACatgtatttcaaaatattctcaGTTCGTGCAATATTTGATATAATGATATCTTTGAAACCATTTCAGTTTCTAACAATGTGAGATAAAAAGCctacaaataattgtttaaaatagaaGATTAAATTTGTCaagtaaaaaagtatataataaatttgagagAATGAATCTTTTAgacatttgaatatattttctgaagttctttatattaaaaaaagttaacattacagaatttattacttttgaaaTGAAAGTATATGGAAAGTACAACAGAtttgacaatattttaaaaataaaatgtttcagcACATAAATTCTTGAATATTGAATTCTTTTAAAAGTGCTGAAATTTcgcatgataaaataataagcagaaaaaaatgtcattatATTTGACTCTTCGAAACaaacaacttttttctttagtatttttttgtatcatcaaaaataacacagatattaaaaatgatCGAGTTACAGAAAGCACACATTATGCAACGTTctagataatttaaatatatagaaaagttCTATCGCACGTATTTGCTTGTCAGctgattttacattttgtgcgttgtattaatataattgtgcacattttcaatttcttttctattataaaaaaaataagattatgcGCATAtcgtttgataaaaaaaaaacaattttctgaCTTTTCTGTTTTAATGATCAATTCCGCTAACAGAATAGATTATTTACAATGACAAATATCTTTGTTATagttcattttttatctttaaaattttttgttactttaaatGTTCATATTGaagatataaagataaaaaatgaaccatattataaattattttttaatagttttaaaatgtttctctttacattttcaaaaatcagAAATGTCAAGAGAATTACAAGACACGATAGAATCTGGATGTTGAAAATAAGTTACCTGATCTAGGATAGGTAACGACCCATGTATCATCTGGACGaacttcaaaattatatatcttgTCACCTGTCTCAACGTATTTATATGgcaaaaaccatttttttttaccgactTTCACGAAGCTGCGTTTCTGAAGCGGATACCAATTGGATAGTTCAGTCGCCAGTTCACCCTCGACACATTCCACTTTCAAGTCTTTAAAAGacatgtttaataatttaactagCGAAATCGATTGCTACTTTTAAAATACGTTCGAGTGATTTCGTAAGACTTCGGTTAGGTACCACTAATCGCTGAGAGCAAACCTATCGCGAACATAGAAGCAAGAACTTGTCCGCTGCTTACGACTGATTGCGCACTCTAGAAAtgtgaagaaataaatattatgtttgaTTGCAAATTCATATCGCAGGAACGTTATCATTTATTGAGTGCGGTAACcgacaaatataatatttcgttGAGATATAAAATCGGAAATTGAGTATTTAtaggattaaaattaagataaaaatataactgGAACGATATGACTCATCCGGATGTACGGATGTATTGTAACATGAAATACTATCTACAACGGGAATTTTATAAGAGAGGAAATATtccgaaaatgtgtttcttaTCTAGAGGCTTATCATTGAAAGTGATTGTTAATGTCAATGTCggctatataaattttattttatatttcgaatCAAATTGTagtttactttttatcttttaaaattaacaattgcaTTGTTAATTTTACTCTTTGTTCGTACTCTTCTCAAAATATAGGGAGCCTTTCAATTTAAtcaatctaaaaattttaaatataaactgcATTATTTGTACGCTTATGTACTTAATCTCTCTAAGTAcacattgaaaaatttgtgatggtattttaacatatattgtatatattatatattttttatattataatataaaaagtataacactctgatacaatttgaaaataaattgtggcaacatatttctttagtaaaattagcatttataatatgttgacacgtacattttatttatcttattgaaATTAGCGTttcaaaactacattatttttatgttagttgtccttttatctataaattgtattattttgacaaaattgaatattattttaatacaaaatatttaataacacaataacattatgtaaaattaacttttaaatatatacattaaaaattcattacaaatattgtaacaaagaccgtttatattaatatataatgttttctACTGTATACTGTTACCGAAACTTACATTTTTAGAATCTTTTATCTCATTTATCGAGATATGGTagtcattaataaatttattaatgattacCATACATTAATGCTCTTgtgtagtaaaaattattaatattgaatcaatttcgttcaataattatatataattattaagccCGTTGTGACTAAATACAGGAGATAATTGTCTTTCTTCATAGAAAATCTGTAAAAGTCCTTTCCATcgttacttattttattacacattttaatattttatagcaaaTTAAGAATACTCAACAgaatgattttagaaaatatttacgtgGTATACAATCGCATAATGAGAGTTTACAGTTACGAAATATGCTACTATTGCCAGCATGCTTTCAATCTTTAATTAGAAGAGCCTATTATCTAATCTATAGGAATGTAGTTCGTACTTTAGACTCTCAATGACTAATTCAAAGATTGTCATATTACGAATCATGCTCTGTTAACCGTGATCTTTACAATggagaaataaataatcttatcaCACGATGAACATGACATGCCGATATAGAAAAGTGGAAGTGGAACGTAGATTCAAACTATTCGACTTTTGCGCTAGTCTCGCAATTCTCGTCACGTGGGCCGCGTTTAGTTCGCCACTTCCGAGCCTTCTAGAGCAGACGGCGCTGAAAGCTGAAAACCGAAAACCTCCCCTCTTGTCGCCAACTCGCTGCTTCAGGGACGTTCATTGATGGGCCGCGGAGGTTGGCGGAGGGGAGCTGGCGGAGGAATGTGTGGATCGTTGTGGATCACGGTCAGCCAAGATGGCGAATCGCTGTGAGGGTTGAGGGGTATCGCGCTCGTTCGTCGCAGGGGGTGTTCGTACACATGACGTTCGCACATCCGTGAAGTGGCGTATTATGTCCTCGTACACGTTCTCGCAGAGGCTGTTCACGCCGACGCCGCCGGAGCGCGGCAGCTTCCCGCTGGACCATGAAGGCCGTTGCAAGAGCACCATGATCAGGTACATGCGCTGCCTGGCCGAGAATCGCAATCAGAACACGATGTGCCGCGACGTCGCCAAGGAGTACCTCGCCTGCCGCATGGACCACGATCTGATGGCGCGCGAGGATTGGTCCAAGCTCGGCTTCGTCGAAGAGATCAAGGGCGTCAAGGAAACGTAACGTCGATATCGTCTTCGAGAATAGATACCCCCGTGTATCTCGGATAGGAGGGGTCGTCCTTATCGTTGTTGTCGTCGTTCGTTTCGAGTCTCCTCCGGAGTGCCTGGTGCACTCTCTAGCCAATTTCGGTGCTCTTGGAACTTTCTATGTAAATAGGATGCCATAACGATAATTCGGTGATTTAGTGTGTTCAAACGAGAATACGCACTGCCAGCCAGGTGTAACAAGGACTTCCTCTAGTGCtgttgagaaaaataattaacaataaaaacaaagagaccaataaagagagaaagaaactgAACGATATTAAAAATCCATGTATTTACCTTTTATTTTCATAAGAAGGAAGattataaattaagttatatCGCTCGGCCACTTATTGGATCGGGCTTCTTGAGCTTTAACATAAAGGCATCCTCGTAGCTTGTTGTACAACTGGATTGTGTTACAACCCAAGTGGCCTAAGAGAATAAATATCccataaataaaatagagaattcCAATATTTATATCACACGTTGAAAGCTGAAAAGTCTTCGTGCACATTGATATAGAACGCAAAGGTGAAGAAAATGGCGAGCTCTTCCAGGAAGAGAATATTGGTAGGTTGCACAGGTAGCGTTGCCACGATTAAACTACCGCAGCTGGTGGAGATGCTGCGGCAGAATAATCTGGAGGTGAGGGTGGTCGTGACGGAGAGGGCCAAGCACTTCCTCAAGGATGTTAAGCTGCCGCCCGAGGTCCAGATCTTGTCCGACACAGTGGAGTGGGCTGCCTGGCAGGATCGTGGCGATCCAGTGCTGCACATAGACCTGGTGAAATGGGCGGATGTATTTGTGTTAGCTCCATTGGATGCCAATACCCTGGGCAAGATTGCCAGCGGCATATGCGACAATATCGTTACCTGCGTGGCACGCGCATGGGACCCTATGAAGCCGCTCCTCTTTTGTCCAGCTATGAACACCAAGATGTGGGAGCATCCTGTTACAATGCCTCAAGTGAGATGAATGGAATAGCGCatcgaatattataataagagaaaaaaatattgagaattttTCCTCATTGAaacaaatagataaaatatcctttttgtattatatttggAACAGTAGTCGCATacacatgtattattttattaaattgagttgaattaaatttaatttgtgcagATTTGTGTTGTAATATCGCATCATagaaaatcaagattttaattacAAACCAACGAGAATGTTGttgaaacatttgaaaaagatgttgaaaagaataatgaaaagtaaatgtaattaaagttttttctgCATTCTAtgtgattttttgtttttctaaaaacaATTATGGAATTTTTCAGATATCGCTGCTTAAGTCCTGGGGTTACAAGGAAGTACATTGCGTGTCCAAGACGCTGATGTGCGGCGACACGGGGATGGGCGGGATGGCCGAGGTGGACACAATCGTGCGAGCTGTTCTGCGAGCCTTAAATCCCTGGATGGATCGAGAAGATCGAGATTTGTGTCCCTAGCAGCGGCTGAGATCGGCCTCTTCGTGCGAGTATCGTCGACGACAACGCGAGTATCGATGAAGCTTCGTCACGACGAGAGCGCGATCTAAAGTGATCTCCAAAGACGCGCTATGGTGCGATTCGAACATACGCTTAATAAAATACACGCCAGTGTCGCTTATCTCTAACACAAGAATTGGGACGAGCCTAAGGCCTGAATCTCGGGCTATATATGGATCATCATGTGATGGAGAGTTTACGTTTATCAGTGAAAATCATCTATAAAGTTATCTCGAATTGTGTTGTTCACTGagaattttattcttttgttgCTCTTATTGCTAGGAGTAACTA comes from the Solenopsis invicta isolate M01_SB chromosome 14, UNIL_Sinv_3.0, whole genome shotgun sequence genome and includes:
- the LOC105199217 gene encoding sulfotransferase 1C4 isoform X1, translated to MSFKDLKVECVEGELATELSNWYPLQKRSFVKVGKKKWFLPYKYVETGDKIYNFEVRPDDTWVVTYPRSGTTMTQELVWLVANEMNFDEAQRRYLLERFPFLEIGAILDGHISTKDVPGRINTEKDSVEFVREQPSPRFIKSHMPLELLPTVVNSTCKIIYVARNPRDTVVSWYYFQKNLVHFQYQGTFEEFCNSFMNDHTVWSPYWEHVKEAWAMRHRANMMFLFYEDLIRDLSGNIKKIVAFFDKTYSDEQIAKLVEHLKIENFRKNPMVNQPSPDNVMQSDMFIRQGIIGGWKEMFTPEIENKFSKWISDNLKDTDLIFPC
- the LOC105199217 gene encoding sulfotransferase 1C4 isoform X2, whose translation is MSFKDLKVECVEGELATELSNWYPLQKRSFVKVGKKKWFLPYKYVETGDKIYNFEVRPDDTWVVTYPRSGTTMTQELVWLVANEMNFDEAQRRYLLERFPFLEIGAILDGHISTKDVPGRINTEKDSVEFVREQPSPRFIKSHMPLELLPTVVNSTCKIIYVARNPRDTVVSWYYFQKNLVHFQYQGTFEEFCNSFMNDHMWSPYWEHVKEAWAMRHRANMMFLFYEDLIRDLSGNIKKIVAFFDKTYSDEQIAKLVEHLKIENFRKNPMVNQPSPDNVMQSDMFIRQGIIGGWKEMFTPEIENKFSKWISDNLKDTDLIFPC
- the LOC105199219 gene encoding cytochrome c oxidase assembly protein COX19 produces the protein MSSYTFSQRLFTPTPPERGSFPLDHEGRCKSTMIRYMRCLAENRNQNTMCRDVAKEYLACRMDHDLMAREDWSKLGFVEEIKGVKET
- the LOC105199220 gene encoding phosphopantothenoylcysteine decarboxylase, producing MASSSRKRILVGCTGSVATIKLPQLVEMLRQNNLEVRVVVTERAKHFLKDVKLPPEVQILSDTVEWAAWQDRGDPVLHIDLVKWADVFVLAPLDANTLGKIASGICDNIVTCVARAWDPMKPLLFCPAMNTKMWEHPVTMPQISLLKSWGYKEVHCVSKTLMCGDTGMGGMAEVDTIVRAVLRALNPWMDREDRDLCP